In Eschrichtius robustus isolate mEscRob2 chromosome 2, mEscRob2.pri, whole genome shotgun sequence, a single window of DNA contains:
- the CLEC4G gene encoding C-type lectin domain family 4 member G has translation MDTVGYSKWDGRLEEVPGGHWGRWGQRPLLLALALLVVTILWTLVLSVLFSKASTERGALLGQQDLLRTNSSKQTVVLGVLKEEIRACNSCCLGTQAQLQTVRTKLREAQSNLIQQESALKELSERVTQSLAEAGRDRENIRSELFRELEGVRLGNRSCEECPKSWLPFQGSCYLFSTQRATWVEAQRHCEGARAHLVIVGGLDEQGFLSRNIGGRGYWLGLRAVRRARRIQGYQWVDGVPLSFSYWNQGEPNDSLGREDCIMILRTGMWNDAPCDNRDDSWICEKRLSC, from the exons ATGGACACTGTCGGGTACAGCAAGTGGGACGGCAGGCTGGAGGAGGTCCCTGGAG GGCACTGGGGACGCTGGGGACAGAGACCCCTCCTCCTGGCCCTGGCTCTCTTGGTGGTCACAATCCTGTGGACCCTCGTTCTGAGCGTCCTGTTTTCCAAGG CCTCCACAGAGCGCGGGGCGCTGCTCGGCCAACAGGATCTGCTGAGGACAAACT CCTCGAAGCAGACGGTGGTGCTGGGTGTCTTGAAGGAGGAGATCCGAGCCTGCAATAGCTGCT GCCTGGGGACTCAGGCGCAGCTGCAGACCGTGCGCACCAAGCTTAGAGAGGCACAGTCGAATCTGATCCAGCAGGAGAGCGCCCTAAAAGAACTGAGCGAGCGCG TGACCCAGAGTTTGGCTGAAGCCGGTAGGGACCGTGAGAACATCCGCAGTGAGCTCTTCCGGGAGCTGGAAGGAGTCCGGCTCGGGAACC GCTCCTGCGAGGAGTGCCCCAAGTCGTGGCTGCCATTCCAGGGCTCCTGTTACCTTTTCTCCACCCAACGGGCCACGTGGGTGGAGGCGCAGCGCCACTGCGAGGGCGCCAGAGCGCACCTGGTGATTGTCGGGGGCCTGGATGAGCAG GGCTTCCTAAGTCGGAACATTGGTGGCCGCGGTTACTGGCTGGGCCTGAGGGCCGTGCGCAGGGCGCGCAGGATCCAGGGCTACCAGTGGGTGGACGGAGTCCCGCTCAGTTTCAG CTACTGGAATCAGGGGGAGCCCAATGACTCGCTGGGGCGCGAGGACTGCATCATGATTCTCCGCACGGGGATGTGGAACGACGCACCGTGCGACAACAGGGACGACAGCTGGATCTGTGAGAAGAGGCTCAGCTGCTGA